Proteins encoded together in one Candidatus Edwardsbacteria bacterium window:
- a CDS encoding acylneuraminate cytidylyltransferase family protein: MNILALIPARSGSKSIINKNIRLLGGKPLLAYSIEHARRSKKITRIIVSTDSRRYAAIANKYGAETPFLRPREMSGDRSTDLEVFIHALEWLRLNEDYQPEICVHLRPTYPIRNSEDIDKMVRIITENPGIDSVRSVVPAPETPFKMWFRDEAGKLSPVIKSSIKEAYNMPRQSLPKAYLQNASIDVIRTNVILNKRSMTGDVIHGYVMDHFWDIDRPDQLKTVRKILKAK; this comes from the coding sequence ATGAACATCCTGGCCCTGATCCCGGCCCGCAGCGGGTCGAAATCGATCATCAATAAAAACATCCGGCTGTTGGGCGGGAAACCGCTCCTGGCCTACTCCATCGAACATGCCCGGAGATCAAAAAAGATCACCAGGATCATTGTCAGCACCGATAGCCGACGCTATGCAGCCATTGCCAACAAATACGGAGCCGAGACTCCTTTTCTGCGACCGCGGGAGATGTCAGGCGATCGCTCGACAGACCTGGAAGTATTTATCCATGCCCTGGAATGGCTGCGGCTCAATGAGGACTATCAACCGGAGATCTGTGTACATCTAAGGCCGACCTATCCCATAAGGAATTCCGAGGATATCGATAAAATGGTCCGGATCATTACTGAAAACCCAGGGATCGATTCCGTCCGATCCGTGGTACCGGCCCCCGAGACCCCTTTTAAAATGTGGTTCCGCGACGAAGCCGGAAAACTTTCACCGGTGATCAAAAGCAGCATCAAAGAAGCCTATAATATGCCAAGGCAATCGCTGCCCAAAGCATATCTGCAGAATGCTTCTATCGACGTGATAAGAACGAACGTGATCTTGAATAAAAGATCGATGACCGGCGATGTCATTCACGGGTACGTAATGGACCACTTTTGGGACATCGACCGGCCGGATCAGCTGAAGACCGTCAGAAAGATACTCAAGGCCAAGTGA